The following are encoded in a window of Mycobacterium vicinigordonae genomic DNA:
- a CDS encoding acyl-CoA dehydrogenase family protein produces the protein MDLQWSQDELDFQAEVRDFLAEKLTPDLRRAGRLMTSVYADHEASMAWQAILHERGWAAPAWPVEFGGCGWTLTQHYIFSRESTLAGAPSLSPMGIRMVAHAIIRFGTDAQREHFLPRILTGEVFFCQGYSEPEAGSDLAALSMAAVSDGDDLVCTGSKIWTTHAREANWMFALVRTSRTGKKQQGITFVLIDMTSPGIEIRPLVMTSGEEVQNQVFFDEVRVPKANVIGEIDDGWSVAKYLLEFERGGGAVSPGLQVMAEEIGTVAADQPGPGGGSLADDPAFARKLADARIRAEVLEILEYRVLAAVAQGRNPGAPSSMLKILGTELSQTLTELLLAAAGPCGRAYQPHVTAPGGPVTEFEPPADGYASGQPWQAVAPLRYFNDRAGSIYAGSNEIQRNILARAALGL, from the coding sequence ATGGATCTGCAGTGGTCACAAGACGAGCTGGACTTCCAGGCCGAGGTCCGGGACTTCCTCGCCGAAAAGCTGACTCCCGACCTTCGGCGCGCGGGTCGACTGATGACCAGCGTCTACGCCGACCATGAGGCGAGCATGGCGTGGCAGGCGATTTTGCACGAACGCGGATGGGCGGCGCCGGCGTGGCCGGTCGAATTCGGCGGCTGTGGCTGGACCTTGACGCAGCATTACATCTTCAGTAGGGAGTCGACGCTGGCGGGTGCGCCGTCGCTGTCGCCGATGGGAATTCGGATGGTCGCGCACGCGATTATCCGGTTCGGAACAGATGCGCAAAGGGAGCATTTTCTGCCCCGAATCCTGACTGGCGAGGTGTTCTTCTGCCAGGGCTACTCCGAACCGGAGGCAGGTTCGGACCTGGCCGCACTGTCGATGGCCGCGGTGTCCGACGGCGACGACCTAGTGTGTACCGGCAGCAAGATCTGGACAACCCATGCAAGGGAAGCGAATTGGATGTTCGCGTTAGTGCGCACATCCCGTACCGGTAAGAAGCAGCAGGGCATCACCTTCGTTCTCATCGACATGACCTCGCCCGGTATCGAGATTCGCCCACTGGTGATGACATCGGGCGAAGAAGTGCAAAATCAGGTGTTCTTCGACGAAGTCCGGGTGCCCAAGGCCAACGTGATCGGTGAGATTGATGACGGCTGGAGCGTGGCCAAGTATCTGCTGGAATTCGAGCGCGGCGGCGGCGCGGTTTCGCCGGGTCTGCAGGTGATGGCCGAGGAGATCGGTACGGTGGCCGCCGATCAGCCCGGCCCCGGCGGCGGGAGCCTGGCCGATGATCCGGCCTTTGCGCGCAAGCTCGCCGACGCGCGAATCCGCGCCGAAGTGTTGGAGATCCTGGAATACCGGGTGCTCGCCGCGGTGGCGCAGGGGCGCAACCCCGGAGCACCGTCGTCGATGCTCAAGATCCTGGGCACCGAACTCAGCCAGACGCTCACCGAACTCTTGCTCGCGGCGGCCGGACCGTGCGGCCGCGCGTACCAGCCGCATGTCACTGCGCCCGGTGGCCCCGTCACCGAGTTCGAACCGCCCGCCGATGGTTACGCCTCGGGTCAACCGTGGCAGGCGGTGGCGCCGCTGCGCTACTTCAACGACCGCGCCGGGTCAATCTATGCCGGCAGCAACGAGATTCAACGAAATATTCTCGCCAGAGCGGCACTGGGGTTGTAG
- a CDS encoding acyl-CoA dehydrogenase family protein, with protein MDFNLSQEQQLLRDGLVKFLSVRYDLEKSRAAAKTGLGWQPEIWRGLAAELGILGATLSEEVGGIGGGPIELMLITEALGHALVIEPYVDTVVVCGGLLHRAGNSAANELLAKVIDGTAIVALAAAEPASGDRWQDVSTRAESDGDGWVLSGSKLMVVGAPLATHLLVTARAPGDDGISLFLIENGTAATEVHAYRTIDDRRAADITFDNVRLPAAALLGEPGGAWQSLSRARDEGAAAVCSEAVGCMRKVLADTVEYCKQRQQFGQPIGSFQVLQHRMVDMYMELEQAIAAVYLAVLRLDADEATRARAVSAAKVTVGRAARCIGQQAVQLHGGMGMTEELAIGHYFKRLTAMQYEFGSTDQHIARYAELTRA; from the coding sequence ATGGATTTCAATCTGAGTCAGGAGCAGCAACTGCTGCGCGACGGGCTGGTGAAGTTTCTCTCGGTACGTTACGACCTCGAGAAGAGCCGTGCGGCCGCCAAGACCGGCCTAGGCTGGCAGCCTGAAATCTGGCGCGGCTTGGCCGCAGAGCTGGGCATTCTGGGGGCCACCCTCTCGGAGGAGGTCGGTGGAATCGGCGGCGGTCCAATAGAACTCATGCTCATCACCGAGGCCCTGGGGCATGCGCTGGTGATCGAACCGTACGTCGACACCGTCGTCGTCTGCGGCGGGTTGTTGCATCGTGCCGGTAACTCGGCGGCTAATGAACTGCTAGCTAAGGTAATCGACGGCACGGCGATCGTTGCACTGGCGGCAGCCGAACCGGCGTCAGGCGACCGCTGGCAGGACGTGTCGACCCGAGCGGAGTCCGACGGCGACGGCTGGGTGCTCAGCGGCAGCAAGCTGATGGTCGTCGGGGCTCCACTGGCCACCCACCTGCTGGTCACCGCACGCGCCCCGGGCGACGATGGAATCTCGTTGTTCCTCATCGAGAATGGTACGGCGGCCACCGAAGTCCATGCGTATCGAACAATCGATGACCGACGCGCCGCCGATATCACGTTCGACAACGTGCGGCTGCCGGCCGCGGCGCTGCTCGGCGAACCTGGCGGGGCGTGGCAGTCGTTGAGCCGCGCGCGGGACGAAGGCGCGGCGGCGGTCTGCTCCGAAGCGGTCGGATGTATGCGAAAAGTGTTGGCGGACACCGTCGAATACTGCAAGCAACGCCAGCAGTTCGGGCAGCCCATCGGAAGCTTCCAGGTGCTTCAGCACCGCATGGTGGACATGTACATGGAACTCGAGCAGGCGATCGCCGCGGTCTACCTCGCGGTGCTAAGGCTCGACGCCGACGAGGCGACGCGCGCCCGTGCGGTCTCGGCTGCGAAGGTGACCGTCGGCCGCGCGGCCCGGTGCATCGGCCAGCAAGCCGTGCAATTGCACGGCGGCATGGGGATGACCGAGGAGCTGGCCATCGGCCACTACTTCAAGCGGCTCACCGCGATGCAGTACGAGTTCGGCAGCACCGACCAGCACATCGCGCGATACGCCGAGCTGACCCGGGCATAG
- a CDS encoding lysophospholipid acyltransferase family protein has protein sequence MSEPARPQRVSLLGRQLTVLVSTFYRLLPGRLSDAAAAVTARLLYWKGHALHSQVLQDFRDNVDPTAQFSSRTWHPVRAMYRAVVRNAADGIWFVTAKHAAVLRRFRLADTGPIANALEVGRQSGVGVIVAFPHLGSYAALPVVLAINGVPTTVVANRQPGLMQWVIDRGARKAGLELVAVDREKGASITAELEAAIRRGRVVVIAGDYFRPRDEASTGVEVNLGGTRRTVGAGPALLALRTGAPIVPGTVLQDGSHREPVLGQPIYAGGPLGRDDPLLGELVQVTSQRIADAMGQFIKRAPDQWVMPGGLVSNSMGRRARHHAA, from the coding sequence ATGTCAGAACCCGCTCGCCCGCAACGGGTCTCGCTGCTGGGCAGACAACTGACCGTGCTCGTCTCGACGTTCTACCGGCTGCTACCCGGCCGGTTGTCGGACGCGGCGGCGGCCGTTACGGCCCGGCTGCTCTATTGGAAAGGGCACGCTCTGCATTCGCAGGTGCTGCAGGATTTCCGCGACAACGTCGACCCCACAGCGCAGTTCTCATCCCGTACCTGGCACCCGGTCCGGGCAATGTATCGCGCGGTAGTCCGCAACGCCGCTGACGGCATCTGGTTCGTCACCGCAAAGCATGCGGCGGTGCTGCGGCGCTTTCGACTGGCCGACACTGGTCCTATCGCCAATGCCCTGGAGGTGGGAAGGCAGTCTGGCGTCGGCGTGATCGTCGCCTTCCCTCATCTCGGCTCCTACGCGGCGCTGCCGGTGGTGCTTGCGATCAACGGCGTGCCGACGACCGTCGTCGCGAACCGGCAGCCCGGGTTGATGCAGTGGGTGATCGACCGCGGGGCACGCAAGGCCGGACTGGAATTGGTTGCCGTCGACCGCGAGAAGGGCGCGAGCATCACCGCAGAACTGGAGGCCGCGATCCGGCGGGGCCGCGTCGTGGTGATCGCCGGTGACTACTTCCGTCCCCGGGACGAGGCCAGTACGGGCGTCGAGGTGAATTTGGGCGGCACCCGCCGCACCGTTGGCGCCGGACCCGCGCTGCTCGCGCTGCGAACCGGCGCGCCGATTGTGCCCGGCACGGTGCTGCAGGACGGATCGCACCGCGAACCGGTGCTGGGGCAGCCGATCTACGCCGGCGGTCCGCTCGGACGCGATGACCCTCTGCTGGGGGAACTGGTCCAAGTGACCTCGCAACGTATCGCCGACGCGATGGGGCAGTTCATCAAGCGGGCTCCGGATCAGTGGGTGATGCCCGGCGGGCTGGTGTCGAATTCCATGGGGCGGCGAGCGCGACACCATGCTGCCTGA
- a CDS encoding amidase codes for MDFAEYRQYDATGLAKLVADKQVTAAELLNLARERAESVNPRINAIVRDIAVDPSAEREGPFAGVPFLIKDIAQDYAGLPTSQGSRALKSTPVAEHATVVRRWIDAGLVIFGKTNLPEFGAKAITEPAAWGPARNPWDLNRTPGGSSGGSAAAVAAGIVPCAGANDGGGSIRIPAACCGLVGLKPGRGLTPLGPSTGEMMHGAAVQGVVSRTVRDTASMLDLICGGEPSGPYLPALPAAPFASYVGEPPGRLRIGVRVPSAINPKPHPEAFSAVEATMRTLAELGHTVDELPQAPYDDAALARDFLLTWFVYLAWDVEQAKRLTGAGDESFERDTLIMAALGRATSGVEYVDAVERRHEHTRRLTDFFESYDLLLTPTLATLPPTIGEFDMPIALQRAADALIKTRTARLLRYTKIVDDMVDQHLGWVPYTQLANLTGRPAVSLPLHWTADSLPLGVQFVAPLGGESLLIRLAAQLEQAVPWADRLAPI; via the coding sequence ATGGACTTCGCCGAGTATCGCCAGTACGACGCCACCGGTCTGGCCAAGCTCGTCGCCGACAAGCAGGTGACTGCGGCCGAGCTGCTGAACCTGGCCCGGGAGCGCGCCGAGTCGGTCAACCCGAGGATTAATGCGATCGTGCGCGACATCGCAGTCGACCCCAGCGCCGAGCGCGAAGGACCGTTCGCGGGTGTGCCCTTCCTGATCAAGGACATCGCGCAGGACTACGCCGGGCTACCAACGTCGCAGGGGTCGCGTGCCCTCAAGTCGACGCCCGTGGCCGAGCATGCGACCGTGGTCCGCCGCTGGATCGACGCCGGATTGGTCATCTTCGGCAAGACCAACCTGCCGGAGTTCGGTGCCAAGGCGATCACCGAACCCGCGGCGTGGGGACCGGCGCGCAACCCGTGGGACCTCAACCGCACCCCCGGCGGGTCATCGGGTGGCTCGGCCGCTGCCGTCGCCGCGGGCATCGTGCCATGTGCGGGCGCCAACGACGGGGGCGGGTCCATCCGCATCCCGGCGGCCTGCTGCGGATTGGTGGGACTCAAACCGGGCCGGGGCCTGACCCCGCTCGGCCCGTCGACCGGCGAGATGATGCACGGCGCAGCCGTGCAGGGCGTCGTATCGAGAACGGTGCGGGACACCGCGTCGATGCTCGACCTCATCTGCGGCGGCGAGCCGTCGGGGCCGTACCTGCCCGCTCTTCCCGCCGCACCGTTCGCGTCGTATGTGGGCGAACCTCCCGGCAGGCTGCGAATCGGCGTTCGGGTGCCCTCGGCCATCAACCCAAAGCCGCATCCGGAAGCGTTTTCGGCCGTCGAGGCGACCATGCGGACTCTGGCCGAACTTGGCCACACCGTCGACGAGCTACCGCAGGCGCCCTACGACGACGCCGCGCTGGCCCGCGATTTCCTGCTCACCTGGTTCGTGTACCTGGCCTGGGACGTCGAGCAGGCCAAACGTCTGACCGGCGCCGGCGACGAATCATTCGAGCGTGACACCCTGATCATGGCCGCACTGGGCCGCGCCACCAGCGGCGTCGAGTACGTCGACGCCGTCGAGCGCCGCCACGAGCACACCCGCCGGCTCACCGATTTCTTCGAGTCCTACGACCTGCTTTTGACACCGACATTGGCGACGCTGCCGCCGACGATCGGCGAGTTCGACATGCCGATCGCCCTGCAGCGCGCCGCCGACGCCCTGATCAAGACCCGCACCGCCCGGCTGCTGCGATACACCAAGATCGTCGACGACATGGTCGACCAGCACCTCGGCTGGGTCCCCTACACCCAGTTGGCGAATCTCACTGGGCGCCCTGCGGTCTCGCTTCCACTGCACTGGACCGCCGACTCGCTTCCGCTCGGCGTGCAATTCGTGGCCCCGTTAGGCGGCGAGTCGTTGCTGATCCGGCTGGCTGCTCAGCTCGAACAGGCGGTCCCGTGGGCCGACCGGCTGGCCCCGATCTAA
- a CDS encoding ATP-binding protein produces the protein MSRVGAADATTVGELRRDLQRWLQDVVDDTAELGDIVLSVNEALANCVEHAYRAHQRAGQMRMRARYDRVLRHLHICVSDRGTWRKPVTRPCSDAGASRGITLMHAVADRCTIKVRPDGTTVCMEYAPRPGTETLDW, from the coding sequence ATGAGTCGTGTCGGGGCCGCCGACGCCACGACCGTGGGCGAGCTGCGTCGAGATCTGCAGCGCTGGCTGCAGGACGTGGTCGACGATACGGCCGAACTCGGCGACATCGTGCTGAGCGTCAACGAAGCGTTGGCCAACTGCGTTGAGCATGCCTACCGCGCGCACCAACGGGCGGGACAGATGAGGATGCGGGCCAGGTACGACCGGGTGCTGCGACACTTACACATTTGCGTGAGCGACCGTGGCACCTGGCGTAAGCCTGTGACGCGGCCCTGCAGCGACGCCGGGGCGTCGCGCGGCATCACGCTGATGCACGCCGTCGCCGATCGTTGCACTATCAAGGTGCGTCCGGATGGGACGACGGTGTGCATGGAATACGCGCCGCGGCCTGGAACGGAGACCCTGGACTGGTAG
- a CDS encoding GGDEF domain-containing protein, whose amino-acid sequence MTSVFSRWRRGDQFDWLSGYLATRGLSGATRAVMALIASSMVLCLIALLLGSDGPRGQVPVTMTWIAVSGGIAATLLWVGRWPNRTQSIVFAVTCNTAVALACLAHPNPLAALIGCIAFATFGAYIAFFHTTAFVLYNFAVAAAVGVYEAWRLARSGHLALAGVDLWLVLEVNIALPLAIGILVRALAGDLLRADRDPLTGLLNRRAFQHHALGMMLAHRGLDGHLVVLVIDLDNFKVLNDKRGHAAGDDALVQVARALLGAADGQAVVARSGGEEFLVAGTSPVCNADALADRICRAIEASAAGVTASIGTACTVLDHTPPNEQQALLDALVSASDAAMYQAKRRGGNQFQHHKVC is encoded by the coding sequence GTGACTTCGGTTTTCAGCCGGTGGCGGCGGGGCGACCAGTTCGACTGGCTATCCGGCTATCTGGCCACGCGGGGACTCAGCGGTGCCACGCGGGCTGTGATGGCGCTCATCGCCTCGTCGATGGTGTTGTGCCTGATCGCGCTGCTACTCGGTTCGGACGGGCCGCGCGGACAGGTGCCGGTCACGATGACGTGGATCGCCGTGAGCGGCGGAATAGCGGCGACGCTGCTGTGGGTCGGCCGCTGGCCCAATCGCACGCAGTCGATCGTCTTCGCCGTCACCTGCAACACCGCTGTCGCGTTGGCGTGCCTGGCCCATCCGAATCCGCTGGCTGCGCTGATCGGTTGTATCGCCTTCGCCACGTTCGGCGCCTACATCGCGTTCTTTCACACCACGGCGTTCGTGCTGTACAACTTCGCAGTGGCCGCCGCCGTCGGTGTCTATGAGGCATGGCGGCTGGCGCGGTCCGGGCACTTGGCGCTGGCCGGGGTCGATCTGTGGCTAGTGCTCGAAGTCAACATCGCACTGCCGCTGGCGATCGGCATCCTGGTTCGCGCGCTGGCGGGTGACCTGCTGCGCGCGGACCGCGATCCGCTGACCGGCCTGTTGAATCGGCGGGCGTTTCAGCACCACGCCCTGGGCATGATGCTGGCGCATCGTGGCCTAGATGGCCACCTGGTGGTGTTGGTGATCGACCTAGACAACTTCAAGGTCCTCAACGACAAGCGCGGCCACGCCGCCGGCGACGACGCCCTGGTCCAGGTCGCTCGGGCGTTGCTGGGCGCCGCCGACGGTCAGGCCGTTGTGGCGCGTAGCGGAGGCGAGGAGTTCCTGGTGGCCGGCACGTCGCCGGTGTGCAACGCCGACGCCCTGGCGGACCGGATTTGCAGGGCTATCGAAGCCTCTGCCGCAGGCGTGACCGCCAGCATCGGAACCGCCTGCACCGTCCTCGACCACACTCCGCCCAACGAGCAGCAGGCTCTGCTCGATGCGCTGGTCAGCGCCTCGGACGCCGCCATGTATCAAGCGAAGCGCCGTGGCGGTAACCAGTTTCAACACCACAAAGTGTGTTGA
- a CDS encoding YiiD C-terminal domain-containing protein → MVADTVVEMMNAGLESTIPIAARMGVRVIEARRGFAATSVPAEGNGNHFGVVYAGVQFTVAEILGGIIALTSFDASKYYPLVKNVDIKFVGMATTELRAEATMDDETIARVEAEAANQGKADYTLDAVVTDAAGNVVATTHGLYQLRAQRN, encoded by the coding sequence ATGGTGGCTGACACCGTCGTCGAGATGATGAATGCAGGACTGGAATCGACCATTCCGATCGCTGCCCGAATGGGGGTTCGGGTGATCGAGGCGCGGCGCGGTTTCGCCGCAACCAGCGTTCCGGCCGAGGGCAACGGAAACCACTTCGGTGTGGTTTATGCCGGTGTCCAATTCACCGTCGCTGAAATCCTGGGCGGGATAATCGCTTTGACGTCGTTCGATGCGAGCAAGTACTACCCGCTGGTGAAGAACGTCGACATCAAGTTCGTCGGGATGGCCACCACCGAGTTGCGCGCCGAGGCGACCATGGACGACGAGACGATCGCACGCGTGGAGGCCGAGGCGGCGAATCAGGGCAAGGCCGACTACACCCTGGATGCGGTGGTGACCGACGCTGCGGGCAACGTCGTCGCCACTACCCACGGCCTGTATCAGTTGCGCGCACAACGCAATTGA
- a CDS encoding LysR family transcriptional regulator, whose amino-acid sequence MNLQQLRYVVALADARSFTRAAEAMFVVQSALSQQVRRLEEELGVRLFERTTRNVSLTPAGESLLPLVHQVVAGVDRLEFDAQALRGTVAGRLTVGMMEIPSESLDVAALMSTFHLRFPDVSVTLRSGGSDTLVRAAAERKVDVAVVGANVSRASDQLTFRHLFSESLIAVLPDGHPLTRFSSVSVAELAELPFIDFPPGYGLRHETDRGFAGVSRRVAFEVTRVDEVIHFVRKNLGVALLPESVARTRAEADPTLALRPVAGADMHRQVHLVTTRPQLRSVACQAFIRCLDDHLGDPH is encoded by the coding sequence GTGAATCTCCAGCAACTGCGCTACGTGGTGGCATTGGCCGACGCGCGCAGCTTCACCAGGGCAGCAGAGGCGATGTTCGTCGTTCAATCTGCGCTGAGCCAGCAGGTGCGCCGCCTCGAAGAGGAACTCGGCGTGCGGCTGTTCGAACGCACCACGCGCAACGTGTCACTCACGCCGGCCGGCGAATCACTGCTACCGCTGGTGCATCAGGTGGTGGCCGGCGTCGATCGACTCGAGTTCGACGCTCAAGCCCTGCGCGGAACTGTTGCCGGACGGCTCACTGTCGGGATGATGGAGATCCCGTCGGAAAGCCTGGACGTGGCCGCGTTGATGTCGACCTTTCACCTTCGCTTCCCCGACGTCAGCGTGACTCTGCGCAGCGGCGGCAGCGACACCTTGGTCAGAGCTGCCGCCGAACGCAAAGTCGACGTAGCCGTCGTGGGCGCCAACGTGTCTCGGGCCAGTGACCAGCTGACCTTCAGGCACCTATTCAGCGAGTCCCTGATCGCGGTCCTGCCCGACGGTCATCCACTGACCCGGTTTTCGTCGGTATCGGTGGCCGAGTTAGCCGAACTGCCGTTCATCGACTTTCCACCCGGGTACGGGCTTCGTCACGAGACCGACCGTGGCTTTGCCGGAGTGTCGCGCCGGGTAGCCTTCGAAGTCACTCGTGTCGACGAAGTCATCCACTTCGTACGCAAGAACCTCGGTGTCGCTTTGCTTCCCGAATCCGTGGCGCGGACGCGTGCCGAAGCCGATCCAACCCTCGCGCTGCGCCCGGTAGCCGGCGCGGACATGCACCGCCAAGTGCATCTGGTGACGACGCGACCCCAGCTGCGTTCGGTGGCATGCCAGGCCTTCATCCGCTGCCTCGACGATCACCTCGGAGACCCGCACTGA
- a CDS encoding ABC transporter substrate-binding protein — MPHQRLIRRTLAVFLAMAATAAVVGCSHPSSSSSSSRVSLRLGYLTRITHAPALVGITDGLFTRQLGPKVNLATQPFSQGTEEVTALLSGQLDAAYIGPNPVFNAWQRSGGKAIKIVSGAASGGTSMVVKPGINSAQDLRGKTVADPALGGTQDVSLRDWLAKNGLNTNTQGGGDVSIKPTTPESAIVQQFVSNQIDGAIDSAPFDVQLIKAGGVRLWSDPNTITVLVVRQEFQAAHPDVVAALLRAQVEANDKIVRDPAGAAQSANTALSHALGKGLEPDVLTASFQETTFTNDPGMASLRDQVAKAVAIGLLKPLDINGLFDQIPLNAVLVASGQPQVAA; from the coding sequence ATGCCGCATCAACGACTTATCCGCAGAACTCTCGCTGTCTTCCTGGCGATGGCTGCCACCGCCGCCGTGGTCGGATGTTCACACCCATCCAGCTCGTCGTCCTCGTCGAGGGTGTCGCTGCGGCTGGGCTACCTGACTCGTATCACCCACGCCCCGGCGCTCGTCGGCATCACCGACGGGCTGTTCACCCGGCAACTCGGTCCGAAGGTCAATCTCGCCACGCAGCCGTTCAGCCAGGGCACCGAGGAGGTGACCGCGCTGCTGTCGGGACAGCTCGACGCGGCATACATTGGGCCGAACCCGGTGTTTAACGCCTGGCAGCGATCGGGCGGCAAGGCGATCAAGATCGTCTCAGGTGCCGCAAGTGGCGGTACCTCGATGGTGGTCAAACCCGGCATCAACTCCGCCCAGGATCTCCGAGGCAAGACGGTGGCCGATCCCGCCTTAGGCGGGACGCAGGACGTCAGCCTGCGCGACTGGCTGGCCAAGAACGGGCTGAACACCAATACCCAAGGTGGTGGCGATGTCTCGATAAAGCCGACCACTCCCGAGTCGGCGATTGTGCAACAGTTTGTGTCGAACCAGATCGACGGTGCCATCGACTCGGCCCCCTTCGACGTGCAGCTGATCAAAGCCGGCGGTGTGCGGTTATGGTCGGATCCGAACACCATCACCGTGTTGGTGGTGCGCCAGGAATTCCAAGCGGCGCACCCGGACGTGGTGGCGGCGCTGCTCCGCGCCCAGGTCGAGGCCAACGACAAGATCGTCCGCGACCCGGCAGGTGCGGCGCAATCGGCCAATACCGCGCTGAGCCACGCCCTTGGCAAAGGCCTGGAGCCAGACGTGCTCACCGCGTCGTTCCAGGAGACCACTTTCACCAACGACCCTGGGATGGCGTCGCTGCGAGATCAGGTGGCCAAAGCGGTAGCGATTGGACTGTTGAAACCGCTTGATATCAACGGTCTTTTCGATCAGATACCGCTCAATGCGGTGCTCGTCGCATCAGGTCAACCGCAGGTCGCCGCGTGA
- a CDS encoding ABC transporter ATP-binding protein gives MRLDGVTRQFGAGRDGTLAVDGITLAVRRGEFVCIVGTSGCGKSTLLSIIAGLDHPSTGRVDTRDHRVALMFQEPALFPWLTAAANIDLALRARNVPRTQRSARVAQLLATVGLSEFASKRPHQLSGGMRQRVALARALAQDADVLLMDEPFGALDALTRDRLHEELERIVEERGLTVVFVTHNVREAVRLADRVIVLSPRPGRIVEEFGVAVSRPREINTAEVAELAARITERLHREGTGTDG, from the coding sequence ATCCGCCTCGACGGCGTCACCAGACAATTCGGAGCTGGCCGGGATGGCACGCTGGCCGTCGACGGAATCACGCTCGCGGTGCGGCGCGGTGAATTCGTCTGCATCGTAGGAACTTCGGGCTGCGGCAAAAGCACACTGTTGTCGATCATCGCTGGCCTGGACCACCCGTCGACCGGGCGCGTTGACACCCGCGACCATCGGGTGGCGCTGATGTTCCAGGAGCCAGCGTTGTTCCCCTGGCTCACCGCCGCGGCCAATATCGACCTCGCCCTTCGGGCCCGCAATGTGCCACGTACCCAGCGCAGTGCCCGCGTTGCGCAGCTGTTGGCGACGGTGGGACTGAGTGAGTTCGCAAGCAAACGACCGCACCAACTTTCGGGCGGCATGCGCCAACGAGTTGCGTTGGCACGCGCGCTCGCCCAGGACGCCGACGTGCTGCTGATGGACGAGCCATTCGGCGCGCTGGACGCACTGACCCGTGATCGGCTGCACGAGGAACTCGAACGCATTGTCGAGGAGCGGGGATTAACAGTCGTTTTCGTGACGCACAACGTTCGCGAGGCGGTGCGGCTTGCCGATCGGGTGATCGTACTGAGCCCGCGACCCGGCCGTATCGTCGAGGAGTTCGGTGTTGCGGTCTCGCGTCCCCGTGAGATCAACACCGCTGAGGTTGCCGAACTCGCGGCGCGCATCACCGAGCGACTGCACCGCGAAGGGACCGGCACCGATGGTTAG
- a CDS encoding ABC transporter permease: protein MASQTYRVRVTPAVRGAWIRAGLVSLRAKLFAVAVIVAIWQIVYLSGWKSTVVLPGPATVAAALWQQAREPMLWEATWTTLNRALIGFALALLIGALAGALTSRNRLLRNAFGPIITGLQTMPAIAWFPFAIIFFGLHTSAILFVIVIGAAPSIAIGVIAGADHIPPLLLRAAKTLNLTGLSLYCHVILPASLPMFVSGLRQGWAFAWRSLMAGELVVLVTNTASIGVLLENAQNMTDMPSAMAIMIVILAIGIVMDAAFAAVDRQIRRRWGLLETEHG from the coding sequence GTGGCCAGCCAGACTTACCGCGTGCGGGTTACGCCGGCGGTGCGCGGTGCGTGGATTCGTGCGGGTTTAGTGTCGCTGCGGGCGAAACTCTTTGCCGTCGCGGTGATTGTCGCGATCTGGCAGATTGTGTACCTGAGCGGTTGGAAATCAACGGTAGTACTGCCTGGTCCGGCCACCGTGGCGGCGGCGCTGTGGCAGCAGGCGCGCGAGCCGATGCTATGGGAGGCGACTTGGACGACACTGAACCGGGCGCTGATCGGTTTCGCACTCGCCCTGCTCATCGGTGCCCTCGCCGGAGCGTTGACATCACGAAACAGACTGCTGCGTAACGCTTTCGGACCAATTATTACCGGATTGCAGACCATGCCGGCCATTGCATGGTTCCCGTTCGCCATCATCTTCTTCGGCCTGCATACCTCGGCGATCCTGTTTGTGATCGTCATCGGCGCTGCCCCTTCGATTGCAATCGGTGTGATCGCGGGCGCCGACCATATCCCTCCACTGTTGCTACGGGCTGCGAAAACGTTGAACTTGACCGGTCTTTCGCTATATTGCCACGTGATCTTGCCGGCATCGCTGCCGATGTTCGTCAGCGGTCTACGCCAAGGCTGGGCGTTCGCCTGGCGCAGCTTGATGGCCGGTGAACTGGTGGTTCTGGTGACCAACACCGCCTCGATCGGGGTGTTGCTGGAAAATGCCCAGAACATGACGGACATGCCGTCGGCGATGGCGATCATGATCGTGATCCTGGCGATCGGAATTGTGATGGACGCAGCCTTCGCCGCGGTCGACCGGCAGATCCGTCGTCGCTGGGGATTGCTCGAGACCGAGCATGGCTGA